In one window of Lynx canadensis isolate LIC74 chromosome A3, mLynCan4.pri.v2, whole genome shotgun sequence DNA:
- the ACP1 gene encoding low molecular weight phosphotyrosine protein phosphatase isoform X3, producing MAEPVSKSVLFVCLGNICRSPIAEAVFRKLVTEQNLSDNWRIDSAATSTYEIGNPPDYRGQNCMRKHGIPMTHVARQVTKEDFATFDYILCMDESNLRDLNRKSNQIKNCKAKIELLGSYDPQKQLIIEDPYYGNESDFETVYQQCVRCCRAFLEKAC from the exons ATGGCCGAGCCGGTGTCCAAGTCTGTGCTGTTCGTGTGTCTGG GTAACATCTGCCGATCACCCATTGCAGAAGCAGTTTTCAGAAAGCTTGTAACTGAGCAAAATCTTTCAGATAAC tGGAGGATAGACAGTGCAGCGACATCCACATATGAAATAGGGAACCCTCCTGACTATCGAGGGCAGAACTGCATGAGGAAGCATGGTATTCCCATGACTCACGTTGCCCGGCAG gtTACCAAGGAAGACTTTGCCACGTTTGATTATATACTTTGTATGGATGAAAGCAATCTAAG AGACTTGAATAGAAAGagtaatcaaattaaaaactgcAAAGCTAAAATTGAACTCCTTGGGAGCTATGATCCACAGAAACAGCTTATTATTGAAGACCCCTATTAT GGGAACGAGTCCGACTTTGAGACCGTctaccagcagtgtgtgaggtgCTGCAGAGCTTTCCTGGAGAAGGCCTGCTGA
- the ACP1 gene encoding low molecular weight phosphotyrosine protein phosphatase isoform X2: MAEPVSKSVLFVCLGNICRSPIAEAVFRKLVTEQNLSDNWRIDSAATSTYEIGNPPDYRGQNCMRKHGIPMTHVARQVPYRNLKVHMCVLCCSGSLTAALFLTGTWAGHQIQEL, encoded by the exons ATGGCCGAGCCGGTGTCCAAGTCTGTGCTGTTCGTGTGTCTGG GTAACATCTGCCGATCACCCATTGCAGAAGCAGTTTTCAGAAAGCTTGTAACTGAGCAAAATCTTTCAGATAAC tGGAGGATAGACAGTGCAGCGACATCCACATATGAAATAGGGAACCCTCCTGACTATCGAGGGCAGAACTGCATGAGGAAGCATGGTATTCCCATGACTCACGTTGCCCGGCAGGTACCGTATCGGAACTTGAAAGTGCACATGTGTGTTCTGTGTTGCAGTGGGTCATTGACAGCGGCGCTGTTTCTGACTGGAACGTGGGCCGGTCACCAGATCCAAGAGCTGTGA
- the ACP1 gene encoding low molecular weight phosphotyrosine protein phosphatase isoform X1, which yields MAEPVSKSVLFVCLGNICRSPIAEAVFRKLVTEQNLSDNWVIDSGAVSDWNVGRSPDPRAVSCLRNHGISTAHKARQVTKEDFATFDYILCMDESNLRDLNRKSNQIKNCKAKIELLGSYDPQKQLIIEDPYYGNESDFETVYQQCVRCCRAFLEKAC from the exons ATGGCCGAGCCGGTGTCCAAGTCTGTGCTGTTCGTGTGTCTGG GTAACATCTGCCGATCACCCATTGCAGAAGCAGTTTTCAGAAAGCTTGTAACTGAGCAAAATCTTTCAGATAAC TGGGTCATTGACAGCGGCGCTGTTTCTGACTGGAACGTGGGCCGGTCACCAGATCCAAGAGCTGTGAGCTGCCTCAGAAATCATGGCATTAGCACAGCCCATAAAGCACGACAG gtTACCAAGGAAGACTTTGCCACGTTTGATTATATACTTTGTATGGATGAAAGCAATCTAAG AGACTTGAATAGAAAGagtaatcaaattaaaaactgcAAAGCTAAAATTGAACTCCTTGGGAGCTATGATCCACAGAAACAGCTTATTATTGAAGACCCCTATTAT GGGAACGAGTCCGACTTTGAGACCGTctaccagcagtgtgtgaggtgCTGCAGAGCTTTCCTGGAGAAGGCCTGCTGA